One window from the genome of Streptococcus parasanguinis encodes:
- a CDS encoding glycoside hydrolase family 32 protein, with the protein MKESIRKANQYIDENREKVDQQYRGAFHLLPPIGWMNDPNGFVYFRGEYHLFYQFYPYDSVWGPMHWGHAKSKDLLHWEELPVALAPSESYDKDGCFSGSAIVKDDKLYLLYTGHVDDEENREETQCLAVSTDGITFEKLPTNPVIHAQHIEGIADIADFRDPKVFEYQGSYYAVVASKTPDERGQILLFASSNLVDWDFTSVLLEGEKGQGIMWECPDFFPLDGKWVLILSPIEMERQQEKYWNLNSTVAFIGDMNWETGRFHVDFYDEMDGGLDFYAPQTCQGPKGERYMVAWMQMWHRSIPSHDLAHGWAGSMTLPRKLSLKDGRLVQELPESVNEHFLVDHASETIVKGNQITIPARGKQTLFELDAKPGCSFILGYGDETDPDSVLQLIYDASQKRFSLSRDQFGHPISGKENPAFQSRWIQLDAEKDHHFSIIRDTNSIEVFVDGKTLSMTFYETTENPVYTLTADEGVDWVVKTYQK; encoded by the coding sequence ATGAAGGAAAGCATTCGAAAAGCAAATCAGTATATCGATGAAAACAGGGAGAAGGTTGACCAGCAATATAGAGGAGCATTTCATTTGTTACCTCCTATCGGCTGGATGAACGATCCAAATGGCTTTGTTTATTTCCGTGGGGAATACCATTTGTTTTACCAATTCTATCCCTATGATAGTGTTTGGGGTCCCATGCATTGGGGGCATGCCAAATCAAAAGATCTTCTCCATTGGGAAGAACTGCCAGTAGCTTTAGCACCAAGCGAAAGCTATGATAAGGATGGCTGCTTCTCTGGTTCTGCTATTGTAAAAGATGACAAGCTCTATTTGCTGTATACGGGTCATGTAGACGATGAGGAAAATCGCGAGGAGACTCAGTGTCTTGCGGTTTCGACAGACGGCATTACCTTTGAAAAGTTGCCTACTAATCCAGTGATCCATGCTCAACATATTGAGGGGATCGCAGATATTGCAGATTTTCGTGATCCTAAAGTATTTGAATATCAAGGAAGCTATTATGCTGTCGTTGCTTCTAAGACACCAGACGAAAGAGGTCAAATTCTCCTATTTGCATCAAGTAATCTAGTAGATTGGGACTTTACATCGGTTCTTTTAGAAGGTGAAAAAGGGCAAGGGATTATGTGGGAGTGTCCTGATTTCTTCCCTTTAGATGGCAAATGGGTCTTGATTCTGTCTCCCATTGAAATGGAAAGGCAGCAAGAAAAATACTGGAATTTAAATTCGACGGTTGCCTTTATCGGTGACATGAATTGGGAAACAGGGCGCTTTCATGTCGATTTCTATGATGAAATGGATGGCGGTTTGGATTTCTATGCCCCTCAAACTTGTCAAGGACCAAAGGGCGAACGATACATGGTTGCCTGGATGCAAATGTGGCACCGGTCTATCCCCAGTCATGATTTAGCTCATGGGTGGGCAGGTAGTATGACTCTTCCAAGAAAATTGTCCTTGAAAGACGGACGATTGGTTCAGGAGTTACCTGAGTCAGTGAACGAACACTTTCTTGTAGACCATGCGTCAGAAACCATTGTTAAGGGCAATCAGATCACGATCCCAGCTAGAGGGAAACAAACCTTGTTTGAACTAGATGCTAAACCGGGTTGCTCCTTTATCCTAGGTTATGGTGATGAAACAGATCCTGATAGTGTCTTGCAATTGATTTACGACGCCTCTCAAAAACGCTTTAGCTTAAGTCGAGACCAATTTGGACACCCCATTTCAGGAAAAGAAAATCCAGCATTTCAATCGAGATGGATTCAGTTGGATGCTGAAAAGGATCATCATTTTTCGATCATTCGCGATACCAACTCCATCGAAGTATTCGTGGATGGTAAAACTCTCTCCATGACCTTTTATGAAACGACTGAGAATCCCGTCTATACTCTCACGGCAGATGAAGGGGTCGATTGGGTCGTAAAAACCTATCAAAAATAG
- a CDS encoding NAD(P)H-hydrate dehydratase: MRRVQKEEIQRVIVKREARSYKGDFGRLLLIGGTYPYGGAIIMAALAAVHSGAGLVTVATDPDNLTALHSHLPEAMSFDLADHELLCEQLQKASVILVGPGLNEARENQAILHMIFEQVSSQQVLILDGGAISLFAASQFDLPEAQLVFTPHQKEWEKLSGLDLASQTEGKSRRAVQNFPQGTVIVEKGPHTRIWTSGQDEGYQLDVGGPYQATGGMGDTLAGMIAGFAGQFPQVSLYERVVVATYLHSAIAEDLSKEAYVVLPTTISQEIPKWMKKWSDQDQVASTENRK, encoded by the coding sequence ATGAGAAGAGTTCAGAAAGAAGAGATCCAGCGTGTCATTGTGAAGCGAGAGGCAAGATCTTATAAGGGCGATTTTGGTCGCCTGCTCTTGATTGGGGGGACTTACCCCTATGGGGGAGCTATTATTATGGCGGCGCTTGCTGCGGTTCATAGTGGTGCGGGGCTGGTTACTGTCGCAACAGATCCTGATAATCTGACAGCTCTTCATAGCCATCTTCCTGAGGCCATGAGCTTTGATTTGGCAGATCACGAACTCCTTTGTGAGCAGCTCCAAAAAGCTAGCGTGATTCTCGTAGGACCGGGCTTAAATGAAGCAAGAGAAAACCAAGCAATCTTGCACATGATTTTTGAACAAGTCTCTAGCCAGCAGGTCTTGATCTTAGATGGAGGAGCTATTAGTCTTTTTGCAGCCTCTCAGTTTGACCTGCCAGAGGCTCAGTTGGTCTTTACCCCCCATCAAAAAGAATGGGAAAAACTGTCAGGGCTTGATCTAGCAAGCCAGACAGAAGGCAAGAGTCGAAGAGCAGTGCAGAACTTTCCTCAAGGGACTGTCATTGTAGAAAAAGGGCCACACACCCGCATTTGGACAAGTGGGCAAGATGAGGGCTATCAGCTAGATGTTGGTGGTCCCTATCAAGCAACAGGGGGTATGGGAGATACCTTGGCAGGGATGATCGCAGGATTTGCGGGTCAATTTCCACAGGTCAGTCTCTATGAGCGCGTGGTGGTTGCGACCTATCTCCATTCAGCCATTGCAGAAGACTTGAGCAAGGAGGCTTATGTGGTTCTACCCACGACCATTAGCCAAGAAATCCCCAAATGGATGAAGAAGTGGAGTGACCAAGACCAGGTTGCCAGCACTGAAAATAGAAAATAG
- a CDS encoding HAD-IIB family hydrolase: MKFVFDLDGTLSFDGVTIDDEIKQVLLRAEEFGHEVAFASARSYRDCLGLLGDPLSQQLVIGLNGGLAYRQGQLVYEDQLDKDVYREVLGFCRHYNLPFFVDDTFDYSGQILEKIPFVANVDPLKKAQYRSLEELTDPIKVVIYMGGHEELVDEIIERIEKTDKAHIRYHAHEKCIYLNPADTHKATTVEELCGENFVAFGNDQNDIELFEKALYAVQIGDFPALQPYADDQLVAKQNQPQAVAAKILQVFAEFRGK, translated from the coding sequence ATGAAGTTTGTATTTGATTTAGATGGAACCCTGTCATTCGATGGTGTCACAATCGATGATGAAATCAAACAGGTCTTATTGAGAGCAGAAGAATTTGGCCATGAAGTTGCCTTTGCTTCTGCACGTTCTTACCGGGACTGCTTGGGTCTTTTAGGGGACCCATTGAGTCAGCAACTCGTGATTGGTTTAAATGGTGGATTGGCCTATCGTCAGGGGCAATTGGTATATGAGGACCAATTGGACAAGGATGTGTATCGGGAAGTCCTTGGCTTTTGCCGCCATTACAATCTACCATTTTTTGTGGATGATACCTTTGATTATAGCGGACAGATTTTGGAAAAGATTCCTTTTGTTGCTAATGTAGATCCCCTCAAGAAAGCTCAGTATCGTTCATTAGAGGAGCTGACAGATCCGATTAAGGTCGTGATCTATATGGGTGGCCATGAGGAGCTCGTGGATGAGATCATCGAGCGGATCGAAAAGACAGATAAGGCCCATATCCGCTATCATGCGCATGAAAAATGCATCTATCTCAATCCAGCAGACACGCATAAAGCGACAACCGTAGAAGAACTCTGTGGAGAGAATTTCGTGGCTTTTGGCAATGATCAAAATGATATCGAGCTCTTTGAAAAAGCTCTTTATGCAGTTCAGATTGGTGATTTTCCAGCCCTTCAGCCTTATGCGGATGATCAATTAGTAGCCAAACAAAATCAGCCACAAGCTGTGGCTGCTAAGATCTTGCAAGTCTTCGCAGAATTCAGAGGAAAATAA
- a CDS encoding bifunctional methylenetetrahydrofolate dehydrogenase/methenyltetrahydrofolate cyclohydrolase: protein MTTIIDGKALATKLQGEIAKKTARLKEETGVVPGLVVIVVGDNPASKIYVRNKERSAIAAGFRSEVRRLPESISQAELLEVIEHYNQDPLWHGILVQLPLPKHIDADAVLLAIDPTKDVDGFHPLNMGRLWAGNPIMVPSTPAGIMEMFKEYGIDLEGKRAVVIGRSNIVGKPMAQLLLAKNATVTLTHSRTHHLPKIARRADILVVAIGRAKFVTADFVKEGAVVIDVGMNRDENGKLCGDVDFDSVAPLASHITPVPGGVGPMTVTMLMEQTYEAAVRALKK from the coding sequence ATGACGACAATCATTGATGGGAAGGCGCTCGCTACAAAATTACAGGGTGAGATTGCGAAGAAAACAGCACGATTAAAAGAAGAGACAGGAGTTGTGCCTGGCCTCGTTGTCATCGTAGTAGGAGATAATCCAGCTAGCAAAATCTATGTAAGAAATAAAGAGCGTTCTGCTATTGCGGCAGGCTTTCGGAGTGAAGTGAGACGACTTCCTGAAAGCATTAGCCAGGCTGAATTATTAGAAGTGATCGAACACTACAATCAAGATCCCCTTTGGCATGGGATTTTGGTGCAGTTGCCACTGCCTAAGCATATCGACGCGGATGCAGTCCTTTTAGCCATTGATCCGACAAAAGATGTGGATGGCTTTCATCCATTGAATATGGGGCGCTTGTGGGCTGGAAATCCGATTATGGTGCCTTCAACTCCCGCTGGCATCATGGAGATGTTCAAAGAGTACGGGATTGATCTAGAAGGGAAGCGAGCAGTCGTGATTGGTCGTTCCAATATCGTTGGAAAACCCATGGCGCAGTTGCTCCTCGCCAAAAATGCGACGGTAACCTTGACCCATTCTCGGACCCATCATCTGCCTAAAATTGCTAGAAGAGCAGATATCTTGGTTGTTGCGATCGGTCGTGCGAAATTTGTAACAGCAGACTTCGTGAAAGAAGGCGCCGTCGTCATTGACGTCGGGATGAATCGCGATGAGAATGGCAAATTGTGTGGGGATGTCGATTTTGACTCTGTTGCACCTTTGGCCAGTCATATTACCCCGGTACCAGGAGGGGTTGGGCCTATGACTGTCACCATGCTGATGGAGCAGACCTACGAAGCAGCTGTTCGTGCCTTAAAAAAATGA
- a CDS encoding DUF1797 family protein, which translates to MESHLVRIINRLETMTKDGGNLKRNFERDGVVVAEVAYNHNEEEGSTFTLRDVEARETYTFDSIDLIAMEIYELLY; encoded by the coding sequence ATGGAATCACATTTAGTACGGATTATCAACCGTTTGGAGACGATGACAAAAGACGGTGGAAACTTGAAACGTAATTTTGAACGTGACGGTGTTGTTGTCGCTGAAGTAGCCTACAACCACAATGAAGAAGAAGGTTCAACCTTTACACTTCGTGATGTTGAAGCGCGTGAAACCTATACATTTGATAGCATTGATTTAATTGCAATGGAAATTTATGAATTGCTTTACTAA
- a CDS encoding ATP-dependent Clp protease ATP-binding subunit codes for MLCQNCKINESTIHLYTNVNGRQQQVDLCQNCYKIMKTDPNNSFLKGMTQRSQLTGDPFEDFFNNLGNFQSPQEPQTPPTQSGGSYGGGGYGQNNNRGGGQDPRQARPQKPKGLLEEFGINVTEIARKGDIDPVIGRDEEIIRVIEILNRRTKNNPVLIGEPGVGKTAVVEGLAQKIVDGDVPHKLQGKEVIRLDVVSLVQGTGIRGQFEERMQKLMDEIRQREDVILFIDEIHEIVGAGSAGEGNMDAGNILKPALARGELQLVGATTLNEYRIIEKDAALERRMQPVKVDEPTVEETITILKGIQKKYEDYHHVHYTDGAIEAAAILSNRYIQDRFLPDKAIDLLDEAGSKMNLTLNFVDPKVIDQRLIEAENLKAQATREEDFEKAAYFRDQIAKYKEMQGQHVTDQETPVISEKTIEHIVEQKTNIPVGDLKEKEQSQLINLASDLKAHVIGQDDAVDKIAKAIRRNRVGLGSPNRPIGSFLFVGPTGVGKTELSKQLAIELFGSADNMIRFDMSEYMEKHSVAKLVGAPPGYVGYDEAGQLTEKVRRNPYSLVLLDEVEKAHPDVMHMFLQVLDDGRLTDGQGRTVSFKDTIIIMTSNAGTGKAEANVGFGAAREGRTNSVLGELGNFFSPEFMNRFDGIIEFQPLSKENLLQIVTLMLDEVNQRLAQNEIHLDVTEKIKEKLVDLGYDPKMGARPLRRTIQDHIEDAITDYYLEHPSEKQLKAVMTSNGNISIKAVHKTAEKKSEA; via the coding sequence ATGCTTTGTCAAAATTGTAAAATAAATGAATCAACCATCCATTTATATACAAATGTAAATGGACGTCAGCAGCAAGTAGACCTCTGTCAAAATTGCTATAAAATTATGAAAACAGACCCAAATAACAGCTTCTTGAAAGGCATGACCCAACGGAGCCAACTCACTGGAGATCCTTTTGAAGATTTCTTCAATAACCTTGGAAACTTCCAAAGTCCGCAAGAACCTCAAACCCCTCCAACTCAATCCGGAGGCAGTTATGGAGGTGGCGGCTACGGCCAAAACAATAACCGTGGTGGTGGTCAAGACCCTCGTCAAGCACGCCCTCAAAAGCCAAAAGGACTGTTAGAAGAGTTCGGCATCAATGTCACAGAAATTGCCCGCAAAGGGGATATTGACCCTGTCATTGGCCGTGACGAGGAGATTATCCGTGTCATCGAAATCCTCAACCGTCGAACCAAGAACAACCCGGTTCTGATTGGAGAGCCTGGGGTCGGAAAAACTGCCGTAGTGGAAGGCCTGGCTCAAAAAATCGTCGATGGCGACGTTCCACATAAATTGCAAGGAAAAGAAGTCATCCGCCTAGACGTCGTCAGCCTCGTTCAGGGCACAGGCATCCGTGGTCAATTCGAAGAACGCATGCAAAAATTAATGGATGAAATTCGTCAACGCGAAGATGTTATTCTGTTTATCGACGAAATCCATGAAATCGTTGGCGCAGGATCAGCTGGTGAGGGCAATATGGACGCTGGAAATATCCTCAAACCAGCCTTAGCGCGAGGAGAACTCCAATTAGTTGGGGCTACTACCCTCAATGAATACCGTATCATTGAAAAAGATGCGGCCTTGGAACGTCGGATGCAGCCCGTTAAGGTCGATGAACCAACGGTTGAAGAAACCATCACCATCCTCAAGGGCATCCAGAAAAAATACGAAGACTACCACCACGTCCACTATACAGACGGGGCCATCGAAGCGGCAGCTATTCTTTCAAACCGCTATATCCAAGATCGCTTCCTGCCAGACAAGGCCATTGATTTGTTGGATGAAGCGGGGTCTAAGATGAACCTGACCCTAAACTTTGTGGATCCAAAAGTGATCGACCAACGCTTGATTGAAGCGGAAAACCTCAAAGCCCAAGCAACACGTGAAGAAGACTTTGAAAAAGCAGCCTACTTCCGTGACCAAATCGCGAAATACAAGGAAATGCAAGGTCAACATGTCACCGATCAAGAGACCCCTGTCATCAGCGAAAAAACGATTGAACACATCGTTGAACAAAAGACCAATATTCCTGTTGGTGATTTGAAAGAAAAAGAACAGTCTCAATTGATCAATCTGGCTTCTGATTTGAAAGCTCATGTGATTGGTCAAGACGATGCAGTAGATAAAATCGCGAAAGCCATTCGACGCAATCGTGTCGGCCTAGGATCTCCTAACCGTCCGATCGGAAGCTTCCTCTTTGTCGGACCAACCGGTGTCGGAAAGACCGAATTGTCTAAACAATTGGCGATCGAGCTCTTTGGCTCTGCAGACAATATGATCCGCTTTGACATGAGCGAATACATGGAAAAACATAGCGTAGCGAAACTAGTCGGAGCTCCTCCAGGCTATGTTGGCTACGATGAAGCTGGACAACTAACGGAAAAGGTCCGTCGCAATCCTTACTCCCTCGTGTTATTGGATGAAGTGGAAAAAGCCCATCCAGATGTCATGCACATGTTCTTGCAAGTCTTAGATGATGGCCGTTTGACAGATGGTCAAGGCCGTACCGTTAGCTTCAAAGATACCATTATCATCATGACCTCTAATGCTGGAACTGGCAAAGCTGAGGCCAATGTTGGTTTTGGAGCTGCTCGCGAAGGTCGAACCAACTCTGTACTTGGAGAACTCGGGAACTTCTTTAGCCCTGAATTCATGAACCGTTTTGATGGCATCATTGAATTCCAACCTCTATCAAAAGAAAACCTTCTCCAAATCGTTACCCTCATGCTCGATGAAGTCAATCAACGTCTCGCACAAAATGAGATTCATCTGGATGTGACAGAGAAGATCAAAGAAAAATTGGTCGATCTGGGATACGATCCAAAAATGGGGGCCCGCCCACTCCGTCGTACCATCCAAGACCATATCGAAGATGCCATTACCGATTATTACCTGGAACATCCAAGTGAGAAACAACTCAAAGCAGTCATGACCAGCAATGGGAATATTAGCATCAAAGCAGTTCACAAGACGGCTGAAAAGAAGTCAGAAGCATAA
- a CDS encoding NUDIX hydrolase, which yields MTIPSFGEKKQDVTYVNRYGVYAVIPNKDKDQIILVQAPNGAWFLPGGEIEAGEDHLQALKRELIEELGFTAILGQYYGQADEYFYSSHRDTYYYNPAYIYEVVDYTEAQKPLEDFNNLAWFPVDEAIEKLKRGSHKWGIEQWKNTHKK from the coding sequence ATGACCATTCCAAGTTTTGGTGAAAAAAAACAAGATGTGACCTACGTCAATCGCTATGGTGTCTACGCTGTTATTCCCAATAAGGACAAGGATCAGATCATCCTCGTTCAAGCTCCAAATGGGGCTTGGTTCTTACCTGGCGGGGAAATTGAGGCGGGTGAAGATCACTTGCAAGCTCTGAAACGGGAACTGATCGAAGAATTAGGCTTTACCGCTATTTTAGGGCAATACTATGGCCAAGCAGATGAGTATTTCTATTCCAGTCATCGCGACACCTACTACTACAATCCTGCCTATATTTATGAAGTGGTAGACTATACAGAGGCTCAAAAACCACTGGAAGATTTTAACAATCTTGCTTGGTTTCCTGTAGATGAAGCTATTGAAAAACTCAAACGTGGCAGTCATAAATGGGGCATTGAACAGTGGAAAAATACCCACAAAAAATAA
- a CDS encoding DUF1827 family protein encodes MKLINTTNSHAALVKSQLASTDALLVEVYSAGNTDVVFTQAPTHYELLISNKHRAIRETEVEKIREFFLKSKIDLQIIDQSAIKTLYSDKLIEISFPITK; translated from the coding sequence ATGAAGCTCATTAATACCACAAATAGTCATGCTGCACTGGTCAAAAGCCAACTTGCCAGCACTGACGCCTTGCTTGTCGAGGTTTATTCCGCGGGCAATACTGATGTCGTTTTTACACAGGCCCCAACACACTATGAATTATTGATCAGTAACAAACACCGAGCTATTCGTGAAACTGAAGTAGAAAAAATTCGTGAGTTCTTTTTAAAAAGTAAGATTGATCTTCAAATCATTGACCAATCCGCTATTAAAACCCTCTACTCCGATAAACTAATTGAAATTTCCTTTCCAATTACAAAGTAA
- the ileS gene encoding isoleucine--tRNA ligase, whose protein sequence is MKLKETLNLGKTAFPMRAGLPTKEPVWQKEWEDAKLYQRRQELNEGKPHFTLHDGPPYANGNIHVGHAMNKISKDIIVRSKSMSGFYAPYIPGWDTHGLPIEQVLAKQGVKRKEMDLVEYLKLCREYALSQVDKQREDFKRLGVSGDWDHPYVTLTPDYEAAQIRVFGEMANKGYIYRGAKPVYWSWSSESALAEAEIEYHDLVSTSLYYANKVKDGQGILDTDTYIVVWTTTPFTVTASRGLTVGAEFDYVVVKPAGSDRKYVVASELLSSLSEKFGWENVEVLATYQGKELNNIITEHPWDTEVDELVILGEHVTLDSGTGIVHTAPGFGEDDYNVGIANGLEVAVTVNERGIMMENAGPDFAGQFYDKVVPTVIEKLGDLLLAQEEISHSYPFDWRTKKPIIWRAVPQWFASVSKFRQEILDEIEKVKFHSEWGKVRLYNMIRDRGDWVISRQRAWGVPLPIFYAEDGTPIMTAETIEHVAQLFEEHGSIIWWQREAKELLPEGFTHPGSPNGEFTKETDIMDVWFDSGSSWNGVVVNRPELKYPADLYLEGSDQYRGWFNSSLITSVANHGVAPYKQILSQGFALDGKGEKMSKSLGNTIAPSDVEKQFGAEILRLWVTSVDSSNDVRISMDILSQVSETYRKIRNTLRFLIANTSDFNPAEDAVAYDELRSVDKYMTIRFNQLVKTIRDAYENFEFLTIYKALVNFINVDLSAFYLDFAKDVVYIEGAKSLERRQMQTVFYDILVKITKLLTPILPHTAEEIWSYLEFEAEDFVQLSELPEAETFANQEEILDTWSAFMDFRGQAQKALEEARNEKVIGKSLEAHLTVYPNEVVKTLLGAVDSNVAQLLIVSELTIAEGPAPEGAVTFEDVAFTVERAAGEVCDRCRRIDPTTAERHYHATICDHCASIVEENFADAVAEGFEAK, encoded by the coding sequence ATGAAACTCAAAGAAACATTGAATCTTGGGAAAACAGCTTTTCCAATGCGGGCTGGGCTTCCAACGAAAGAACCAGTTTGGCAAAAAGAATGGGAAGATGCAAAATTGTATCAACGCCGTCAAGAGTTGAATGAAGGAAAACCGCATTTTACCCTTCATGATGGCCCTCCCTATGCCAACGGAAATATCCACGTAGGACATGCCATGAACAAGATTTCAAAAGATATCATTGTTCGTTCTAAGTCTATGTCAGGTTTTTACGCCCCTTATATTCCAGGTTGGGATACCCATGGTTTGCCAATTGAGCAAGTCTTGGCTAAACAAGGTGTGAAACGTAAAGAAATGGACTTGGTTGAGTACCTAAAACTCTGCCGTGAATACGCTCTTTCTCAAGTAGATAAACAACGCGAAGACTTTAAACGCTTAGGTGTTTCGGGTGATTGGGATCATCCTTATGTCACCTTGACGCCTGACTATGAAGCAGCACAAATTCGTGTCTTCGGTGAAATGGCCAATAAAGGCTATATCTATCGTGGAGCTAAACCAGTTTACTGGTCTTGGTCTTCTGAATCAGCCCTTGCTGAAGCAGAGATTGAATACCATGATTTGGTATCAACTTCTCTTTACTATGCTAACAAAGTTAAAGATGGCCAAGGTATTCTAGATACAGATACTTACATCGTTGTCTGGACAACAACTCCATTTACTGTTACAGCTTCTCGCGGTTTGACGGTTGGTGCAGAGTTTGATTATGTCGTAGTGAAACCTGCTGGATCTGATCGTAAATATGTCGTAGCATCTGAGCTTTTGTCAAGCCTTTCTGAAAAATTCGGTTGGGAAAATGTTGAAGTCCTTGCGACTTACCAAGGGAAAGAATTGAACAATATTATCACAGAGCACCCATGGGATACGGAAGTTGATGAATTGGTGATCCTTGGTGAGCATGTAACCCTTGATTCAGGTACCGGTATCGTCCATACGGCTCCTGGTTTTGGTGAGGATGACTACAATGTAGGGATTGCAAATGGTCTCGAAGTAGCCGTTACGGTTAACGAACGCGGTATTATGATGGAGAATGCTGGTCCTGATTTTGCAGGTCAGTTCTACGACAAGGTTGTACCAACTGTTATTGAGAAACTTGGCGATTTGCTTCTTGCTCAAGAAGAAATCTCTCATTCCTACCCATTTGACTGGCGTACGAAAAAACCAATCATCTGGCGTGCCGTGCCACAATGGTTTGCTTCTGTATCAAAATTCCGCCAAGAAATATTGGATGAAATTGAAAAAGTAAAATTCCACTCAGAATGGGGGAAAGTCCGTCTTTACAACATGATTCGTGACCGTGGTGACTGGGTGATCTCTCGTCAACGTGCATGGGGAGTTCCACTTCCAATCTTCTATGCAGAAGATGGAACGCCGATCATGACAGCTGAAACCATCGAACATGTGGCTCAACTCTTTGAAGAGCATGGTTCTATCATCTGGTGGCAGCGTGAAGCGAAAGAACTCTTGCCAGAAGGATTTACGCATCCAGGTTCACCAAATGGCGAATTTACAAAAGAAACAGATATCATGGACGTCTGGTTTGACTCAGGTTCATCATGGAATGGGGTTGTAGTGAATCGTCCAGAACTCAAATACCCAGCTGATCTTTACCTTGAAGGTTCAGACCAGTACCGTGGTTGGTTCAACTCATCTCTTATCACATCTGTGGCGAACCATGGTGTCGCACCATACAAACAAATCTTGTCTCAAGGTTTTGCTTTGGATGGGAAAGGTGAGAAGATGTCTAAGTCTCTTGGAAATACCATTGCTCCAAGCGATGTTGAAAAGCAATTTGGTGCCGAAATCTTGCGTCTCTGGGTAACTAGTGTAGATTCAAGCAATGACGTGCGTATCTCAATGGATATCTTGAGCCAAGTGTCTGAGACTTACCGTAAGATCCGGAATACTCTTCGTTTCTTGATTGCCAACACTTCTGACTTTAATCCAGCTGAGGATGCAGTTGCTTATGACGAGCTTCGTTCAGTGGACAAGTACATGACCATTCGCTTTAACCAGCTTGTCAAGACCATTCGTGATGCTTATGAAAACTTTGAGTTCTTGACGATCTACAAGGCGCTTGTTAACTTTATCAACGTTGACTTGTCAGCCTTCTACCTGGATTTTGCCAAGGATGTTGTTTACATCGAAGGAGCTAAATCCCTCGAACGCCGTCAAATGCAAACGGTCTTCTATGACATCCTTGTGAAAATCACCAAACTCTTGACACCAATCCTTCCTCACACTGCTGAAGAAATCTGGTCATATCTTGAGTTTGAAGCCGAAGATTTTGTTCAATTGTCAGAATTACCAGAAGCAGAAACGTTTGCCAACCAAGAAGAAATCTTGGATACATGGTCAGCCTTCATGGACTTCCGTGGTCAAGCGCAAAAAGCCTTGGAAGAAGCGCGGAATGAAAAAGTGATCGGTAAATCACTCGAAGCTCATTTGACAGTTTATCCAAATGAAGTTGTGAAAACACTTCTTGGAGCTGTTGATAGCAATGTTGCCCAACTCTTGATTGTTTCTGAGTTGACTATCGCAGAAGGCCCAGCTCCAGAAGGTGCAGTGACCTTTGAAGATGTAGCCTTCACGGTTGAACGTGCCGCTGGTGAAGTTTGTGACCGTTGCCGTCGCATCGATCCAACAACTGCAGAACGCCACTACCACGCAACCATCTGTGATCACTGTGCAAGCATTGTCGAAGAGAACTTTGCGGACGCAGTCGCAGAAGGATTTGAAGCAAAATAA